From one Anopheles bellator chromosome 1, idAnoBellAS_SP24_06.2, whole genome shotgun sequence genomic stretch:
- the LOC131215810 gene encoding tyrosine-protein kinase transmembrane receptor Ror gives MLSVIYILTIAGCLHTPVTCGREQQQQQHHGSGAAEELNGLTFTPSGGGGHVPRNQAATGARFSRRKKTEKLHPTSDPVYRDEEETIEPGVCQVYTGTTCEQFLRNQTVFVTPDITMEVLEERLKSAYGVIRESKDMNANCRVYALPSLCYSILPLCRTPELTNHQYFANKAAAEASRRPASAGRTKLKSHEKKNNRKQLLAGLKAVQSTVTEVPEHVTRITPSTTTERLRVYFSGGVTPDPGEHSFDGEIVIENALPRYQRRERRTAADSASRSRFVQQQDEVSVLSYTSSSTPKKSYPPTRNTENLRRICRNDCELLENELCQKEYAIAKRHPTIGQKLPLEECDDLPLQTSVDGTILNGIGGLGSSGDMECMRLGIDLDIRPDDDCYWENGASYRGITDRTTSAKICMRWSKLMHTMSEFPHLAGHNYCRNPPHAGPMEAPWCYVDMQKTIEYCEIPRCSERMWMYIIIGFVAVISPLFIGVAVFCCRKYRKHGVSNIQNINLPNADKNIYGNSRLNSPIEMTSLIANQASSAGGAASRNAENGGIQGLTSGQPGSTAGQPSQSRNNGISRVPQYTLQDVRFVEELGEGAFGKVYKGELTQKTGDKIFVAVKALKENASAKTQADFKREIELISDLKHDNIVCILGVVLKEEPLCMLFEYMAQGDLHEFLIANSPNEGKSLSQLQFLLIAQQICDGMEYLASHHYVHRDLAARNCLVGDSLTVKISDFGLSRDIYSSDYYRVQSKSLLPVRWMPSESILYGKFTTESDVWSFGVVLWEIYSYGLQPYYGYSNQEVINMVRARQLLPCPESCPSAVYSLMVECWHEQAVRRPTFPEIGHRLKIWYQAQKRTEQNEQSGFNRKGSMLSVNTQRMSSQGNLNVATPSSSSSHHSLSRERNGDSCRSDQQQQQPVMAQSQPRKHHHSLEREKILRTNQQLQQQALLQQQAPAIAQNPVASRHQHHQHHHSLDRTNSGNRLDDPSNGDQCETQSNRSFYHNASASRSNKSIHSMQEQHQHQHQHGHHQHQSHHPQQQQPQQHPHAMGGHPQGYKNFSLPRKSVDSGLEYGLDSGADLTGLTNSPGYPVAGAGVGRPGEMKARPPKDPHRHHHHHHHHHGSGRSRSRIDAIGNASNAVGSSISSLPGSGADLGAEFDRHQAQQLVTPKHSTQSLVAGGGRKPSHSGSILSVASNASEQCAGGPGGGSFQPGFSSPSPTVHSIGNGIIPSGPADLMQSSYHEG, from the exons ACTGACATTTAcaccgtccggtggtggcggtcacGTGCCGCGGAACCAGGCGGCCACGGGGGCCCGGTTTAGTCGACGCAAGAAGACGGAGAAGCTACACCCCACCAGTGACCCGGTGTACCGCGATGAGGAGGAGACGATCGAGCCGGGCGTCTGCCAGGTGTACACCGGGACGACGTGCGAGCAGTTCCTGCGCAACCAGACCGTGTTCGTGACGCCGGACATCACGATGGAGGTGCTGGAGGAGCGCCTCAAGTCCGCGTACGGTGTAATCCGCGAGTCGAAGGACATGAACGCCAACTGCCGGGTGTACGCCCTGCCCAGTCTGTGCTACAGCATCCTGCCACTCTGCCGCACGCCAGAGCTGACCAACCATCAGTACTTCGCCAATAAGGCAGCCGCCGAAGCAtcacgccggccggcctccGCCGGGCGGACAAAGTTAAAGTCACACGAGAAAAAGAACAACCGCAAACAGCTGCTGGCTGGGCTCAAGGCGGTCCAGTCCACGGTGACCGAAGTCCCGGAGCACGTGACCCGGATCACCCCGAGCACCACCACGGAACGGTTGCGAGTTTATTTCAGTGGAGGCGTGACTCCCGACCCCGGCGAACACTCTTTCGATGGCGAGATCGTGATCGAGAACGCACTGCCCCGGTACCAGCGCCGTGAGCGACGTACGGCCGCCGACTCCGCGAGTCGGAGTCGTTtcgtccagcagcaggacgaagTTTCGGTTCTCTCCTACACCTCATCTAGCACACCGAAGAAGTCCTACCCGCCGACGCGGAATACCGAGAACCTACGCCGGATCTGCCGCAACGACTGCGAGTTGCTCGAGAACGAGCTGTGCCAGAAGGAGTACGCCATCGCGAAGCGACACCCGACGATCGGCCAGAAGCTGCCGCTCGAGGAGTGCGACGATCTGCCGCTCCAGACGAGCGTCGATGGCACGATTCTGAACGGCATCGGTGGGCTGGGTAGCTCGGGCGACATGGAGTGTATGCGACTAGGGATCGACTTGGACATCAGGCCAGACGACGACTGCTACTGGGAGAACGGGGCCAGCTACCGGGGCATCACCGATCGGACCACGTCGGCGAAGATCTGCATGCGCTGGTCGAAACTGATGCACACGATGTCGGAGTTCCCGCACCTGGCCGGTCACAACTACTGCCG CAACCCGCCACACGCCGGACCGATGGAGGCACCGTGGTGCTACGTGGACATGCAGAAGACGATCGAATACTGCGAAATCCCCCGGTGCTCCGAGCGGATGTGGATGTACATCATCATCGGGTTCGTAGCGGTCATCTCGCCGCTGTTCATCGGCGTGGCGGTGTTCTGTTGCCGCAAGTACCGCAAACACGGTGTCTCCAACATCCAGAAC ATCAATTTACCGAACGCGGACAAGAACATTTACGGCAACTCGCGGCTCAACTCGCCCATCGAGATGACGTCGCTGATAGCGAACCAGGCGTCGTCGGCAGGTGGAGCGGCCAGCCGGAACGCGGAGAACGGTGGCATCCAGGGGCTGACCAGTGGGCAACCGGGCAGCACCGCCGGGCAGCCATCGCAGTCGCGCAACAACGGCATCTCGCGGGTCCCGCAGTACACGCTGCAGGACGTCCGCTTCGTCGAGGAGCTGGGCGAGGGTGCGTTCGGCAAGGTGTACAAGGGCGAGCTGACACAGAAAACTGGCGACAAGATCTTCGTGGCGGTGAAGGCACTGAAGGAGAATGCGAGCGCCAAGACGCAGGCGGACTTTAAGCGCGAAATCGAGCTGATATCGGACCTGAAGCACGACAACATCGTGTGCATCCTCGGGGTGGTGCTGAAGGAGGAGCCACTGTGCATGCTGTTCGAGTACATGGCGCAGGGTGATCTGCACGAGTTCCTCATCGCCAACTCGCCCAACGAGGGCAAGTCGCTTAGTCAGCTCCAGTTTCTACTGATCGCTCAGCAGATCTGCGACGGGATGGAGTATCTGGCCAGCCATCACTACGTCCACCGGGATCTGGCGGCCCGCAACTGTCTGGTGGGCGACAGTCTGACGGTGAAGATCTCGGACTTTGGACTATCGCGTGACATCTACAGCTCCGACTACTATCG GGTCCAATCGAAGTCGCTTCTCCCCGTACGCTGGATGCCGTCCGAGTCGATCCTGTACGGGAAGTTCACGACGGAGAGTGACGTCTGGTCGTTCGGTGTGGTCCTGTGGGAAATCTATAGCTACGGGCTGCAGCCGTACTACGGTTACAGCAACCAGGAGGTGATCAATATGGTTCGCGCCCGGCAGCTTCTACCGTGCCCCGAGTCGTGCCCCAGTGCCGTCTACTCGCTGATGGTGGAATGTTGGCACGAGCAGGCGGTACGGCGGCCCACCTTCCCGGaaatcggccaccggctcaAGATATGGTACCAGGCGCAGAAGAGAA CCGAGCAGAACGAGCAGAGTGGTTTCAATCGTAAAGGTTCGATGCTGAGCGTTAACACTCAGCGAATGTCGTCCCAGGGTAACCTCAATGTTGCCACACCATCGTCCTCATCGAGCCACCATTCGCTGAGCCGAGAGCGAAACGGCGATTCGTGTCGctctgaccagcagcagcaacaacccgTTATGGCCCAATCGCAACCTCGCAAACATCACCATTCGCTGGAGCGCGAGAAGATCCTCAGGACGAACCAGCAGCTACAGCAGCAGGCGCTGCTGCAACAGCAAGCCCCTGCGATCGCTCAGAATCCGGTGGCCTCgcgtcatcagcatcatcagcaccaccactcgCTGGACCGGACCAACAGTGGCAACCGGCTGGACGACCCGTCCAACGGCGATCAGTGCGAGACGCAGAGCAACCGCAGCTTCTACCACAATGCCAGTGCCAGCCGGAGCAACAAAAGCATACACTCGAtgcaggagcagcaccagcaccaacaccagcacggtcaccaccagcatcaatcccaccacccgcagcagcagcagccgcagcaacatCCGCATGCAATGGGAGGTCACCCGCAGGGCTACAAGAACTTCAGTCTACCTCGGAAGAGCGTCGACAGTGGGCTCGAGTATGGGCTCGATTCCGGTGCCGATCTGACGGGGCTCACCAACAGCCCAGGctatccggtggccggtgctggtgttgggCGACCCGGCGAGATGAAGGCACGGCCTCCGAAGGACcctcaccgtcatcatcaccaccatcatcaccaccacgggtCGGGGCGAAGCAGAAGTCGCATCGATGCGATAGGGAACGCCTCGAACGCGGTCGGTAGTTCCATATCTTCACTGCCCGGAAGTGGTGCGGACCTCGGCGCGGAATTCGACCGGCACCAGGCACAGCAACTGGTCACGCCCAAGCACAGCACACAGTCACTGgtggcgggtggtggccgcAAACCGAGCCACAGCGGCAGCATCCTCAGTGTGGCCAGCAACGCCAGTGAACAGTGTGCCGGCGGTCCGGGCGGTGGTTCCTTTCAACCCGGTTTCAGCTCACCCTCGCCAACC